Genomic segment of Arachis hypogaea cultivar Tifrunner chromosome 16, arahy.Tifrunner.gnm2.J5K5, whole genome shotgun sequence:
TAGGTGGTGGTCGGCTGGCCATAGCTTCCTTGTTTCTTATGCTTGACTTATTTGCTTATTTGGTATCTTGCTTAACGAACTCTCATGTGTTTTCTCGTTTTAGTGTCCATAGCTGCCGAGACGACCGGACTTGAGGATTTGATGGTCCATTTTCTTCAGGTCATAGCGACGACAGTTCTACCACCCCTACTGCCAAGGTGCCGTCTTCACCTACACCCGAGGTTCAGTCAGCTCCTCCTTCTCCGGTGCATGCTCAGGGCCACGACCATCGCGAGGAGGGGGGAGCCCGTCTTGGCCCAGGCTCGGGTGCTAGACGGGAAGTACCGCTCGTTGCTGCGGGAGGTCGCAAGCCTGAAAGTCGAAGTGGAGACTTTAAAGGGAAAATTGGCTGACACTGAGGAGAAGTTGAAAACTTCCGACGCAACCGTGGCCCGCCTTACCTAGCGGGAGATGACCCTGGAGAGCCAGCTCGCCTCTTCCCGTGGTCAGACTTCTGCAGCAGAGGCCAAAGTTTCTGGCCTGGAAGCCAAGTTGGAGGAGGCCGTCAAGTCGGTGAGGGAAGCCAAGACAGAGGTTGTGGAACTGAAGGGGGAGGTCGtgggtttgaagaagaagaacaaagagacaGTCAAGAATGCTCATGAGGTAATTTCTGGGACTGAAGGAAGCAATCAAGGCCCAGGTTAAATTGCTTTCTCCTGATTTTGACACCTCCGCAATTGGCGCTTTCAAGACTATCAGGGATGGTCAGATTATTGACATCCCGAAGAAGTGACTTGTAAATGCTTGTAGTATTTTCGTCCGTTGTGGAATTTTTGTATACTTTGGATATGGTAGTTTTATACCTGAACGGTTTACCGTTTTGGTAGTTAAACGATTAATTTTAAGGCCGACTCGTGGCCGTTATCAACGGTTAACTTTAAAGCCGACTTGTGGCTGTTATTATCTGCTTAAATTGCGTAGCCGTTACTTCGATAGCCATCAAATAGTAGGCATGATCTTATCGGCTCCCAGGGTGATCAGTCTTGGGGTACCGTTGCGATAACAAATTTTATGATCCATAAGGTAAAACAATTGAATAATGCATTAAAAATGGCAAAtcgaaaataagaaagaaaatttaaacgAAACGCGATTAGAGCATACTTAGTGGCAGCCTAAAAATGGTCGTGGGGCCTGTTGCAGAGTTTTAAGAGTAGAACATCTTCAGGTTTCCCGCGTTCCACGTCCTGGGTACCTCTCTCTTCCGTCCAGTCGTTCTAGCTTGTATGCCCCGTTTCCGACGACCTCTCTTACCCTGTATGAGCATTCCCAGTTAGCAGCCAGTTTCCCTTCCCCAGGGGTCGGTAGGCCCACGTCATTGCGCCGTAGAACTAGGTCGTTTGGTTCAAAACTCCTCTTTAGCACTTTGGCGTTGTATCGTAGGGTTATTCTCTGTTTCAACGTCGTTTCTGACAGGTGAGCCATCTCTCTGGTCTCGTCGACCAGATCTTTCTCAACTGCTTCCTCGACTCCACCAAGGAGTAACCGTGAGCTTGGCTCCCCCACTTCCACGGAAATCACTGCATCGACCCCATAGGTAAGTCGGAAGGGCGTCTCCCCGGTGGAGGATTGTGGTGTTGTTCTGTAAGACCATAAAACTGATGCAAGTTCGTCTGCCCATCCTCCCTTCTTCTGGTCAAGCCGTTTCTTAAGGCATTGGAGGATGACTTTGTTTGCGGCTTCAACTTGGCCATTGGTCTGTGAGTGCTCAACTGACGAGAACCTCTATTTTTTATCCCTTGGCCAGTAAAGAATTTACCGAACCTCTTATTGGCAAACTGTGTACCATTGTCTAATATTACGACCTCCGAAATTTTAAATCTAGAGATCACTTGTCTCCACATGAATTTTCTGCAGTTGGCTGACGATATGCTGGCTAGCGGTTCTGCCTCGACCCACTTAGTGTAGTAGTCAATGGCCATGATTAGGTATTTCACCTGCCCGGGACCTATCGGGAAGGGCCCGAAAAGGTCAACCACCCCACTGGCTGAAAGGTCGGGAGGCTATCAGTAAACTTAACTCGGCTGCTGAGGTCCTATAAAAATTGCCGTTTTCTTGACACTTCTTGCATCTCTTTACGAATTCCTGGGAGTCTGACATCATCGAGGGCCAGAAGTAGCCGGCCCTAACGAGCTTCCAAGCTTAAGGCCTTTCCGCCAATATGGTGGCCGCAACATTCCTCGTAGACCTCGCTCAACACATAGTCCGTCTGATCGGGGCACAGGCACTTCAGCAGGGGCTGACTCGGTCCTCTTTTGAACAGTTGGCCCTGTACTATCGCGTAATTTGGCCGCTTCCCTTCTTGTCACCTTCGCCGCCCTTTCAACGTCAGGGAGCATACCGTTTTCCAAGAATTTGGTAATCGGATCCATCCATGAGGGGATGTCGGCTGCTTGGGTTACGCATAAGGTAACCGTCGGTTCCTTTACCAATCCTTGGATCAGGGATCGGTTTTCCGACTCAGGCTTCGTGCTTGCCAGCTTTAACAGGAGGTCGgctcgtgtgttcctttctcttggaACATGCTGCACCACCACCTCGTCGAATTCCTCACTCAAATTTTTTACCCTTTCCAGATTGTTTTGGTTCTTACTAATATTTCtaaatttagttagatttttgtaaaatgaaaaaaataaaaataaaaatcaaattaaagacCATATTCATTATCTCTCTGTGtctctaattttaatattttatcttcttGCTACAAATTGCAAAATATTTTGTTGGAAAATCAGCTTTGTCTCCCCATAAGGCCACACTGAGGTAGTGTTTGTTTTCGAGACAGAgaccaagagacagagacatagAGATAGAGAGACAGAGACCAAGAGATAGAGACAGAAATCCAAttcagtattgtgtttggtgtagAATTGTACAAGATTGATTTATGTCTCAGTATCCTGTTTGGTTTGAAATAAAAacagagactaaaattttaaaattacaaaaatgcccTTTATTTTAATTAAGGGCCCTAACCCCCAATTCCAATTTCATTTTTGTCAGCAAGTAACCCTAACCCCCTTTATCCTCTCCTATGCCCTTTCTCCTCTCCTTTCCGGTGAAGGAATCCTCTACCGCCGGTAGCACCTCCAAGGGTCCGAACGACGGCGGCGTATCTCCATCAGTTCACGTTCGTGGCGCTAGCTGCTCCCCAAGGTTTGTGACTTTGCTGCCGTTTGCGCGCCTGTGGTTTGCGTCGCCACCGTTTTGGAGCTGT
This window contains:
- the LOC140180318 gene encoding uncharacterized protein; translated protein: MAIDYYTKWVEAEPLASISSANCRKFMWRQRFSSVEHSQTNGQVEAANKVILQCLKKRLDQKKGGWADELASVLWSYRTTPQSSTGETPFRLTYGVDAVISVEVGEPSSRLLLGGVEEAVEKDLVDETREMAHLSETTLKQRITLRYNAKVLKRSFEPNDLVLRRNDVGLPTPGEGKLAANWECSYRVREVVGNGAYKLERLDGRERYPGRGTRET